The sequence below is a genomic window from Lytechinus variegatus isolate NC3 chromosome 3, Lvar_3.0, whole genome shotgun sequence.
TAAGAACTGACAGTGGTGTTTAACTTAAAATTGCAACCAAATAGCACTATAAATAGATTTTCCATTCTAACGATAGAATTATTAACTCTCTTGCGAAATTTGAtgactttttcatgtattttgactGAGTAATAGGGGTTTAAACTCATTGTAGTAATGGGCGGtctaaaaatgccaaattcttttgaataaaaaatgtgcaATTCTTAAGAACATCAATTTGGGTGAACTTTAAAGCTCTTtagcaaaaaatcaagcacatggacctatgttaatttttgcatatttcgaATAGTAAGGTTCTAAAGCATCTATgtgcaaagtttggtgaaaatgacatggatttcactataaCTGTGGATCGtcctttaaatgattttttaaatagtgtCAAATATGCATAGTGTAAATTTGTGAGTTGGGAGAATTTAATGGTCAAACTCAGATatccaaacttttttgatagagtttatatatatatatatatatatatatatatatatatatatatatatatatatatatatatatatatatatatatatcaagacTTGTCTGACAAGACAACTTTCTATGATTTCGATTGGCTGAGAAGGTCTGACAAAGTATGACTTGTCGGATGAACCGTCAGACAATTCTTCCATGAAACGCTCCATGCCTGCTAGTAGTGTAGTGAATTCAGGGATATGGCGCCAGGATATTTTCATTGTGCGGGGGAGGGGCAGGATCATTTTACACTGATTGTATAGCTTCTAATCATTTATTAAACGTCTTTGCCTTCACGCCAAATACCCATTTACGCCTGAGTCCAGTGCAGCACAATAGATACATTTTAGTCATGAAAGAAACAATATCATGGCAGGAATTCGATCCCAATTTAACCTACAACTCATTGATTTTATAGGCGAgggtcagaaccactagaccatgaagTTTCTTCAAATGGTAATGGTAGCTCGACTAGCCTTAAAGATTTTCAATCCCTTTTCCTTCTTCCCTCCGCTTTTTAACACCCCTcattattttgtcttatttgtgtgaaaaacatgCCATTGTTGAGTGTGATTGGAGTGATAGCCTCGCCTTctgtatgtatattttttttcaacaaatttgttagtaaaaataaaatgctcCCTGAGGGTGAtaatcatcttttcttgtttgcatcttttgtttttttgtcaCTTAAATCTGCATGAAGTGGGTATCCTTGTGGGTGCACTTTACTGGTTAATCATCTATCAACCACTTCTTGTGATCATCAATACCATCGCGACTTTGCAGTTTCGATCGTTGTTTTCATAAAGACTATGTTCAACAGATTTTATCATCTcgatcaccatgatcatcatcatcctcaacatcatcatcattgtcgttgTCGACGTCGCCATTATTATCGACCCTAATACTGAAAGCCTGATACTGTATCATGACGTACGTGTTTCGATTTTATTACTTGAATTGAGCCGACGTGAATCATGACAAACagataatacataataaattcaACCTTTCTCTTGATCCAAACAACTGACTTCTCGGTAAAAAAATGTATGGAAATACTActtaaatttatctttaaaaaaacacaGCCAACTGTTTGTCAGCATTTTTCCACGGTACAGAAAAATTAGGAATTTAGACAACCTAATTCtgtaatttatttatgaaaaacaTACCATTCAAATTTTAGGGACCTAAGAAATACAAGTCCTGCCTTAAATTCAGGTTCTACTATTTTTGTTGCAGAAACCTCTTTCCAAAAGTCATTACACTTAGTTATTAAATCCTTTATTTTCTAAACACGTTCATTTCTAAACTTTATATTGTAATCCATTTATTCTTTGTTTATCATGTatgtattattatgaattataattattatttgtttaacaCGTACGTACTACTATaaattgtaaatgaaaacaagagtggaaaataaaatcaaatcaaatctagTCAAACCTATTATAGTAGGTTATATTTCCAATATACAAGCACACTAATCTAGGGTCTAGTGAAAATCACATTCATGGATAAAGAGTATAATACACAAtacacagttttttttaatatattttttggttcCATTACATAGTTTCTTTGTCTCGTGCGTTATTGGTTCCAATTAAGTGTTAATCTATGACCATAAACTGATGAATGATCTGAAACTATATGTTTCTATAATAGACTATTTGACGAAAATATTAATAGCATGTACGATAATAATACCTGATCTGGAAAGGATCGAACACGATTAagtaatatatgtatatatcgaCCATCGAATGAAAATGATACGACAAACAGTGTTAATTTGGGACGAAATGTTAAACATTACAGGTGTGTTTTCCGTGCTTCGTGCGCATGGGATATGGAAACTTCCTCTACTTGCATCATccgttcacatttttttttcttcgcaATCGAGTTTTATAATCtaagaaaaaatcaaatgatttaGAGCAGGTTAAGGTTTcagagaaattttaaaatttcagagCTTCAATGCAAAAAGGATATAAAAACATAGTTATTGTACTGCTTATAGTCAAttaacaatatttcttttacattcATGTCACCTTGatagaaaatttaagaaaatataacaaaccAACACGTATCAAAAGTGAAGTATAGGGGTGAACGAACAATCAGCTTGCCTGAACGCTCCGGCGCGGCGCCGCGTAGACAAATCCTATGTTTTCTAAGTTCAAGTGTTTTTCCAACAAAACGCCCCTACCTTTATAATTATATGAATATCTTCTTAGTTAACAACCTTCGGTCATAATTATCAGCAAACGCAAATACTTGAATAAGTACAAAGTTCTTTTTTTCAGTTATTCATGTATTAAAGATCAAGTATTTTATTTGATTAGTTTCTTCGCACGACCCGAAGGGCGATACCATTCTTTGGAGTCACAAGCCCATTACTTCCAGTCTTGGGTGGTATctgaaaaaagaataagaataaaagttACTTCAGTTTAGTAACGTTTCTCAAGCTTCAACGCTTCgaataaaataatgtaacaTTTGAATGctttgattatattttccctTCAGGGGCGGTGTTTAACATAAAGAATAACAGATTGGAAGTGTATGTGTAATAGTATAATACCAGGATGCAGTGTGTATAGGATATACCACCcacaaaaaagtatatatatgccttatttttattcttacttgaaaatgcaaaatagtTACTTGTCGGGCTACTTTGCTGTTGACTGGCGGTCTGTTGGGTATGGAtctgtaggtccatggttgggGTATGTGACATTTAGATTTCAGAAAAGAGATCGGTTCCAGTTATTGCAAAGAAATAAAACTGCTATCGGCTCGTATGGAAAACTCATTTGAATGTATTCAAAGGTTGAAATAAGATGCCACGTACCTCAGTTTGAGGGCAGGTCTCTAAGCGGAATTCCCTCAAAACTCTAACAAGGGCAATCTTGGTTTCCATGACAGCGAATCTCATACCAATACACATTCTTGGTCCACTCCCAAAGGGAATCCAAGAATAGGGGTGCATAGTTTCGAGATTCTCCTTGGTAAACCTGCAGAAGTTTTCACAAGAAATCACTATTCTTAGTCTTCATTAAGTCACATTGATAGCATTTTAATGATGCTGCTACATGTATCTTCCAATTATACTTGAAATGTAGTATAAGCAATAAGAAAATAACGCCCTCCAAATGTATGGAATAAGAAATAATGGGAAGAAAATCGTGCTGTATAACTTGAATACCGATTTCAAGACAAACTCTAATAccgttttcatactgaaggcgaagtggagttactccggaataactccggattgagtttatacgcttgtactgcggaccgactTTAAACCCACTTTCATGTTGGCAAGCaccgcagcggtgtatccgcagtcgttgccatggtttccaagcgagttcgcgccatacgtgtggcgagatcacagcgataagcgcataccgcatttccagtgcggagtaactccgtttgtaaccatggtaaccctcttctcgaagtgggttgagtactccgctttgaatccggatcgaACTAATTTCAGAatttcatattgccctccaaagtggagtaactcctcctggactccggactaactccacttcggctctcactatgaaaggggtatcttacccctttcataaactaCTCCGCataaacaattataattttctctaAAGAAATAACGATGGGTGAAGCACATTTTAGAGAAAAACCCTTCATCATCATAGCTGTGTTTCTGTGAGACATGCTtatcacactgcatttccttagtctactatccttaaccccggactatcctgaACCCCATATACTATCTTTTTTGGTTTCACATTGTCTTTCTTATTCCCATACTATTTGCTTCTGCAGGGACAAACGCCGTACAATTGTTCAAAAAGTACAATTGCATGCTTTTGCAATGCGATGcatcacaagaaaaaaatatatagttacTTTACCCATTTTACCTTTCAGGAATAAATTTCTCTGGCTCAGGCCAAATCTCCGGGTCACGTTGTATGGTATAGATGGGGATGTCGACTTGCATTCCTTTGGGTATAGTAAAGCCATTCACATCATACTCTTTGGTGCAGACCCGGCTGGTACTAAACAGTGGGAAGAGAAACACATTTGGGGAAAAGGGTCAATTTCGACTAACTCAGaaataaccaaataaaaaaaaatgaaaaattgacaaagCGATAAAGTTAAGTTATGTTTAGTTTACTCAGATCAGTAAATATgtgattatttatcattttcggTATAATCGTGTCAGTTATCATCAATATCGTAATGAAGTAGAAATTTGTAGGGGGCCAGACATTGtgtatatggcaaaatttataaaaagcgagtgaaaaaatgacaattttcattacTAAAATCGATTAATAATCATAAATTGATTTTGTACAGGATATAGtaacatatttttcaatttttcctttcattttcttaaaatcattatttgtatttccCCCCTTGTCATAGAAATTCAGGGGTCCATCCCCCCATGATGCTGAGAAATGCAGATGCACAACATTCATTTCCCTGTCAAAACCAATTTTGGGGCAAGGCAGTGACACAATAgccaaaaaatttgaggggGCGTATCGcgtaaaagaaatataaatttttatttcaaaaatccaagtttgtgatagattttgaggTTATATTcggaaaatgaaatcatattccACCCTTTTCTAGTTCCTAATCTGTTTTTTCCCTCTCAACCATCTGTACGCCCTTGGGGCAAGCTATGAAAAATTCAGTATGGGTGTGgtttatattgtaatttctaAGTGGGGTCTATACACCTaacaaaagagaaaacaatatATGAACTGTCGTAGCAACGAACACGTTgtatgtgattaaaaaaaatgttttatatttgttGTAAGGCTGCGTATTGCTGTTTCCGGTCTCTCGGCTTATGCAGCAATGCGCAAAGGTGTGAGCCAGGCTTTATTCCATGAATATTTCAGTGAACAACCTTATTATCTTGACATGAAATGTATACATTCCTTTGTTAAATTACAATCAACACATAGACAGGGTTCTCACAGAAGTTTGATAAcggaattccatgacttttccatgactaaattgctgctttccatgacttcccgtGACGTCCCGGGAGTTATGTTGAAattgggatgtcacaaaactggggaaaatggaaatcatgaacaccaattattATAGCAGAGTATGATCACAAAGTACGAGAGTTGCGAGACTCGACAAACAGGAATCCTACCATTGCCAAGAGGTGAATGCAACCCAtgacttttcaaaaaatttccAATTCCCTGACTTTTTCCTGactttccatgatcacaaattttccaggattttccatgactgtgggAACCCTGATAGAGATATACATAGAATGAGtcctaaatgaaaatgaaggaaTAATTTACAGTGGAGCAATCGGGTAGAGGCGAAGAGTCTCACGAATCACGTGATCAAGATACGTCATCTTGGCGATGGTGGTATAATTGACACTTCCTGATGTCGGTGTCATCTCGTCTATTTCTTTGATCAGTTTGTCCTGGCTCTCTGGATTCCTAGCTAAAAAGTAGGAAGAGAAGCCACAGAGGGAGCTTGTGTTTTCGTAGCCACCAAATAAAAAGAACATTGCCTGAAAATGATAGTAATGCAGAAGACGTGATGTTTATCATTCAGAGGAAGGTTTCGAAGGGATTTGTCGGTAAAATACTTATAAATTGTACATCTGCGACAGGAAATATAGATTATACTGCTAACTATAAAGTTGTACTTACAAATGCCTCTTAAATGGTGATGTTCATTCCTAAATTGAAAcccatcatcatattcataaattaTATTACATTGAAACAAAATCAGACTGTGATCAACTTGTTTTACCAGAGTGAATATAGCGCACCCTGTTTATAATTCTACAATGTACCTGTGCTGTGAATTCGTCATCATCGATGGGTTTCGACAACTTAGCATCACGAGGTACGGAGTCTTTGTCATTCTCGTGATGAACCTTGAGGTCATCATCGATATCTTCTTTCTGATTGGTTCCATCTTCATGTTTTTCTCGAGTAGCATCCACCATCAGCTGGAGAAAATCCACCCTcttgtgacaaaaaaaaatccttttgaaaattttaaatgcTTATAGGCGAATATTGGATGTATGAGAATTTTCCCCCTTTCCAACGTCAGAGAATATTGAGAGTTATGTCATATTGAGTAGGATTCAGGATTTCTTTAGAAAATGTGAAGAAATGTGTTCAACCAATATTGGACATTTCTTTCGGGCATTTTCATGTATCCATTatgttgaaaattttgcccattctaaagtaattgctccttattttgtttatcctaaatggacaatatgcttcctgcatcgggtaaaatactgccccaaattggttggacacataatttccgtcgtgctggttaaaattttgcccaatattttttacaggatatatatatacatgtatatatatatatacatgtacatatatgtatttcAAATAGCTCTACAGAAATGAAGCAAGGGTGCTCTTTGCGGAATGACACTATTCAAGTTAcgtacgattttttttttgcctgggACCAACCTTTAACATCACCATCTCGGGGTTCAGCCCGCGGAACTCTGAAGCGGTTTATAATTTATTTGTGTCTGCATCCAATCATGtataaaatcaaactttgataCAACCTTTGATAAACTtcttactttattttctttgttcgcTGTACCTCTTCTAATCGCCATCGCCTGGGTAGCAATATTTCCAAAGAATCTCAATGAATCACCTTTCAAAATTCCGATGTTGAAATATCTGAATATGCCAGCCAGCCAAGGGAAAATAGCTGCATTTAATAAAAGAATGTGACGTTTTAATTGGATttataataaaacaatgaaattacttgaattaaaaaaatgtgttttcaagaATCTAACCATTTGGGAACATATACGTTTCATGAGCAATAACACCACCTGCAATAATATAGTCAGTGAATCAATACACTGTAACATATGAAATGCTAATTTaacacttacagtgcttgtatagtgactgcactacgcgtgctgattttctagttcaaatttaaaccagaaaatcagcactcgtagtgcagtcactatacaagcactgtaagtgttAAATTAGCATTTCATATGTTACACACCAATGATTGCAATATAGTCGTACCTTAACAACAACGAGTCCAATCCGATTGAGGGTATAGGCCATGCCACTGAAGATATCGTAATAGTGAACGAGGTAGTTTCGCCCGTTTGAAAATAGCATCTTAAAGTGGTTTTAAtaggaaaatttaaaaaaaatgtagtgGAAGAGTAGAAATAGAAGTAGTAAGATCGAGATGTAGTAGTGATGGTTTTGTAGAATGCATATGAGATGGTTTAAAACAGCCCATGGGTTATAGAGCTTCATCTAAAATCCGCGCTCTGATTATGTGAACATAAAACCCAACTGTGTGCATTATATCAAAGAGAACCCAAATTCCATGATTTGTTTGCACTGCAGCGAACACCATCAAGGACTACGCAATTTTATTGTATACTTTCCCTCGAACGAGATTTGAGAAAGAACTCGCTCATTGGTAGCTCAGTGGTAGAGTTCCCGCGTCATTGACgtgaggtcgtgggttcgatccccggccgaatCGTACCAAAGACTTTAGATTTgtgaccttctgccttcttgtcaAAGGCTCGACGTTTGAGAACGGAGTAGAGTagtaataacatattatgttatgcagggcccggtggaagaacagcttacagctgagagtg
It includes:
- the LOC121410959 gene encoding cytochrome P450 3A24-like — encoded protein: MALLFLPASSYVLFGSLVLVYICYDIWRRSYWRRHGIRSPPSLPVFGNTYEWRMSQHEKYEEYSKTYRNFFGVYNFNTPILVISDLDAVKNILVKDFQYFYNRPNFPLVNRPMDKSLFFLRDSRWKKVRNVTSPSFSANKMKKMSLLVNEKADRLVENIGKEQAKRGFVECKQLYGSFVMDSISECAFGLDVDSQNNPGHPFVDHAKQVIQSGFIFSPLIAIAAIFPWLAGIFRYFNIGILKGDSLRFFGNIATQAMAIRRGTANKENKRVDFLQLMVDATREKHEDGTNQKEDIDDDLKVHHENDKDSVPRDAKLSKPIDDDEFTAQAMFFLFGGYENTSSLCGFSSYFLARNPESQDKLIKEIDEMTPTSGSVNYTTIAKMTYLDHVIRETLRLYPIAPLTSRVCTKEYDVNGFTIPKGMQVDIPIYTIQRDPEIWPEPEKFIPERFTKENLETMHPYSWIPFGSGPRMCIGMRFAVMETKIALVRVLREFRLETCPQTEIPPKTGSNGLVTPKNGIALRVVRRN